From the Candidatus Manganitrophaceae bacterium genome, the window AACTTCTCCTCGACCTCGGCATCGGTCATCGGGTTCTTCGGATGGCCGCGCGGATGGTCGACCTGCGCGACATACCGCGCGCCGCTTTGCTCGATCTCGACGATGTTGGCGATCGCAGTCGGATAAGCGGCGGAGAGGGCCGGATCGGGGAGGACCCGCACCTTCTGGATCAGCGCATGGAGCTTCGGGTCGTTCAATCGCTTCGGGCTGAATTGCCGCAGGCCAACCTCCCCGTCGAGCAAGGCCACCGAGACACAGTAAGGAAGGGAGTGATCGGCCGTCTCCCGCGTTTGAGGATGCCACTTCTCCCGATCGCGGCCGATGATCTCGTAGGAGATATCCGAAGTTTTAATCGTGATTGAGTCGATGGAATCACCTTTTCCTTCGATCTCTTCGCGCAGGCGAAGCGCCGCCTGAACGGCGCTCTGGGCATGGTATTCGACCGGGAAATATTTGATATAGCTCTCCATGATTTTGAACGGACCGGCCGGATGAAGCGGCGGGAGATCGAACTCCCCCGAGACGATTTTCTTGAAGCCCTTCTCCCCTTCAAAAATCGGCGCGGGACCGGTCATTCCGAGCCGCGCGAGGGCGACGGCGAAGAGGGCGTTGCGGGCGGCGTTGGCGAAGGCGGCCGCCTTCCACATCGAGATCTCGCCGACGCGCGTCTGACGCAGCGCCTGATTCGGCGTGCCGGCCAGCCCGAGCGCATGAACCGTCTTCTCTTCCGAGAGCCGCCAGAGCTTCGCCGCCGCCAGCGTGCTGGAAAAGGCGCCGTAGGTGACATGGTCCCACCCGCGCGGGCGGAGGGCCGCGGCATCGCAGAGGCGGCACTGAATCTCATATCCGAGGACCATCGCTTCGATCAGCGCCCTTCCCCCCCGCCCGGCTGCCTCGGCGGCGGCCAATGCGGCGGGAATGTTGTCGCTCGGATGGGCCGGCTCTTTGGAAAGATAGGTGTCGTTGTAGTCGAGGTAGCGGATGGCGGTCCCGTTGGCAAAGGCCGCCAGATCTTCCGTGGTGCGATGGGCCTCGCCGAGGAGGGTGGCGCCGGAGGGGAGGCGAACCGATCGGGCCATCTTCCGCGCGATCTTGGCCGGCGCGCTCTCCCAGCCGCCCAGGGCGCAGCCGAAGGTGTCGATCAGCCGGCGCTTCGCCTCGTGGATCACCTCGGGAGGGAGGGTGCGGTAAGAGATCTCTCGACTAAAGCGGGCGAGCCGCTCAGCCAGGGTGGAACCGATTTCATGATCGCGTATCTGTGTCATCGCGCCTCCGAATCGACATGTAATTTCAGTCTACAAACGTTTGGGTGAAGTGTCAATCAAAGGTAGGGCGAAGCTCCGGTGAAGCGCCGACAAAAGCCGGCAAGCGGTCAGAGGCGGGCGCTTTGCCTCCCCTCTTTTTCCGCCATCCCGCCCCATGCTATAATCAATTTTGTTGCGAATGTCCTTCCATTTTCAGACGACGGTCCTTCGCCCCTTATTTTCCACCCGGAGTATCCCATGCCGACTGAACCGCTCCCCCCCAAATTGATCGAGGATGATGACATTCACAAGGTACTCGACGATTTGATCCGAATTCGAGAGCGAACCAATATCCCCTATCTCTTCGGAGGCGGGCTCGCCGTGAAGT encodes:
- a CDS encoding MmgE/PrpD family protein — translated: MTQIRDHEIGSTLAERLARFSREISYRTLPPEVIHEAKRRLIDTFGCALGGWESAPAKIARKMARSVRLPSGATLLGEAHRTTEDLAAFANGTAIRYLDYNDTYLSKEPAHPSDNIPAALAAAEAAGRGGRALIEAMVLGYEIQCRLCDAAALRPRGWDHVTYGAFSSTLAAAKLWRLSEEKTVHALGLAGTPNQALRQTRVGEISMWKAAAFANAARNALFAVALARLGMTGPAPIFEGEKGFKKIVSGEFDLPPLHPAGPFKIMESYIKYFPVEYHAQSAVQAALRLREEIEGKGDSIDSITIKTSDISYEIIGRDREKWHPQTRETADHSLPYCVSVALLDGEVGLRQFSPKRLNDPKLHALIQKVRVLPDPALSAAYPTAIANIVEIEQSGARYVAQVDHPRGHPKNPMTDAEVEEKFRRLAGPLFSNRQIETLLSRVWGLEKIRSIGEILAPLAIRGKR